One genomic window of Etheostoma spectabile isolate EspeVRDwgs_2016 chromosome 5, UIUC_Espe_1.0, whole genome shotgun sequence includes the following:
- the rimbp2b gene encoding RIMS-binding protein 2 isoform X15 — MREAAERRQQLELEHEQALAVLNAKQQEIEVLQKAQVEAKKEHEGAVHLLENHLDSMQAKVRELEEKCRSQSEQFNLLSKELEKFRLQAGKFDILGTEPLTLCESPGSPNKSLSQLLNGLAAPIGKGNEAPTSRSLISEFIRPLQISGDKPELLSVKPTFLTRGRVSSPARASHSEMDKELSSTTRSKLRFTGKVRLCLARYSYNPYDGPNEHPEAELPLVAGKYLYVYGTMDEDGFYEGELLDGQRGLVPSNFVEFVQDAETPSAKHRDTLAKEPGYLNHSSLGPQRLKFGTGTGTGTSISSLLSDSKLDCLSTSSLGMDLLGSSSNGTGTLDVSTDEVGEDIVPYPRRINLIKQLAKSVIIGWDPPVVPPGWGSISGYNVLVDKEVRMSVPYGGRTKSLLEKLNLATNTYRISVQSITDRGPSDELRCTLLVGKDVVVAPYYLRVDSITQVSAELSWMPSNSNYSHTIFLNGAEYDMVKAGGYKYKFFNLKSMTVYKVKVVAQPHQVPWQLPMGQREKREISVEFCTQPTVCVLCSSGPPLPPQEVQVQCGQTPGVLQVRWKPPPLTSSGTSNGASVIGYAVCTKGQKIAEVLYPTADYTTVELNRIQCLEARELIVRTLSTQGESQDSPVAIIPHNLLGSPRLSHRTIAPSHTMVLPQSHPVHSQTHPPYPSTYPLNHPQPQVQPLPRTQPHTLPHAQPHSQPVCQPPSHSQPHFQCHPMPKSKPLVSAREPETKEHEVGLRTAQPWERSPSPLPHMRGPNLEPPHFQPRRSPSPQRILPQPQGVPIPNTIAKAMAREAAQRVFAEGNQVEKRNIFSERGNASHPLNSDEEEDGYDSPHARRRGASVDEFLRGSELGRQHHHPHYSHSEEYHTESSRGSDLSDIMEEDEEDLYSEMQLEEGRRRSINSHNTLKAYYKRQDLAEERDCWDLQREVVKQKSLRSKRLHSIPEVAEEDSDCVDSMGQRLCFEEGGRPGTPHTQRRMYPQDTHMHNHHTPGKNSRYLQRQRSSPRFTDSRYCYNADDRSLVRPNRQSTKSPDSGLDCGSEEEGSLGRGYRGYYTHGSPMRGPVQVIHCEGPVERRALAMGRKRTLTRQCSIEEEFSDSPGTATKSVHTGDFRNREHFGPGREAGQRNYPREGALSEGRLNELDRVYYSPHREARVQSLSRLNRDQPLIIGNSASHGSADRLEHSGRRPVHSGNPPQQRPIPSIEITMDSNSEGSEGNLSPVKEDVYYGSVARRRIWRSMSSEDQYEGYGGRRHGRGRRSPEYYEESEPEEMTRVFVALFDYDPMSMSPNPDAADEELPFKEGQIIKVFGNKDTDGFYRAEVRERVGLIPCNMVSEIQTEDDAMMDQLLKQGFLPLNTPVEKLVNCDRFKDGRSINRRSRKSKRERNRRSGRQHPMSTRRMVALYDYDPRESSPNVDVEYEGNRLNEEAELTFCAGDVITVFGEIDEDGFYYGELNGHKGLVPSNFLEEVPDDVEVFLTDSPSRYPQDTPARIKTKRKKSVHFTP; from the exons GCAATGAGGCTCCAACAAGCAGATCTTTGATATCGGAGTTCATTCGACCACTCCAGATCAGTGGAGACAAGCCTGAGCTCCTCTCTGTCAAGCCAACATTCCTCACTCGCGGCCGAGTCAGCAGCCCAGCACGGGCTTCCCACTCTGAG ATGGACAAAGAGCTCAGCTCAACTACCAGGTCTAAACTAAGGTTTACGGGGAAGGTTCGTCTGTGTCTTGCTCGGTACAG TTACAATCCTTATGACGGGCCTAATGAGCATCCTGAGGCAGAGCTCCCCCTGGTGGCAGGGAAGTACCTCTACGTTTACGGGACGATGGATGAGGATGGCTTTTATGAAG GAGAGCTGCTAGATGGACAGCGGGGACTCGTCCCATCCAATTTTGTGGAATTTGTCCAAGATGCGGAGACACCCTCTGCCAAACACAGGGACACATTGGCTAAAGAACCTGGCTACCTCAATCACAGTAGCCTGGGGCCTCAGAGACTGAAATTCGGCACAGGAACGGGAACGGGAACGAGCATAAGCAGCCTGCTGTCGGACAGTAAACTAGACTGTCTAAGCACCAGCAGCTTGGGCATGGACCTCCTGGGCTCCTCCAGCAACGGGACAGGAACCTTGGATGTCAGCACTGACGAGGTCGGTGAAGACATTGTGCCTTACCCCCGCCGCATCAACCTGATTAAACAACTGGCCAAGAGTGTGATTATTGGCTGGGATCCTCCTGTGGTCCCACCGGGCTGGGGCTCCATCAGTGGCTACAATGTCTTGGTGGATAAGGAGGTGCGCATGAGTGTCCCCTACGGGGGCAGGACAAAGTCTCTTCTTGAAAAGCTCAATCTGGCCACCAACACCTACCGTATCTCAGTGCAGAGCATTACGGACCGGGGCCCGTCGGACGAGCTCCGGTGCACTCTGCTTGTGGGAAAGGATGTGGTGGTGGCACCTTATTACCTGCGGGTGGACAGCATCACGCAGGTCTCTGCTGAGCTCTCTTGGATGCCCAGCAACAGCAACTACAGTCACACCATCTTCCTCAATGGTGCAGAGTACGACATGGTCAAGGCGGGGGGCTATAAGTACAAGTTCTTCAACCTGAAGTCCATGACAGTTTACAAGGTGAAGGTTGTGGCGCAGCCGCATCAGGTGCCTTGGCAGCTTCCGATGGGTCAAAGGGAAAAGAGGGAAATCTCTGTGGAGTTCTGCACTCAGCCTACAG tgtgtgtgttgtgctccTCAGGGCCCCCTCTCCCGCCCCAGGAGGTGCAGGTCCAGTGTGGTCAGACGCCGGGGGTCTTGCAGGTCAGATGGAAGCCGCCCCCTCTGACTTCTTCAGGAACCTCCAACGGTGCCAGTGTGATTGGCTATGCCGTGTGCACAAAGGGACAAAAG ATAGCAGAGGTATTATACCCCACAGCAGACTATACGACTGTGGAGTTAAACAGGATCCAGTGTCTGGAGGCCAGGGAACTCATTGTAAGGACGTTATCAACACAAGGAGAGTCCCAGGACTCGCCCGTGGCCATCATCCCGCACAATCTCTTGGGCTCTCCACGCCTCTCCCACCGAACCATTGCACCTTCCCACACTATGGTGCTCCCGCAGTCCCATCCAGTACACTCACAAACCCATCCTCCTTATCCGTCAACGTACCCCCTGAATCATCCTCAGCCCCAGGTGCAGCCTCTTCCTCGAACCCAGCCCCACACGCTGCCCCACGCACAGCCGCACTCGCAGCCCGTCTGCCAACCCCCTTCTCATTCCCAGCCTCATTTCCAGTGCCACCCCATGCCCAAGTCCAAACCGTTAGTAAGTGCCAGAGAGCCCGAAACCAAAGAGCACGAGGTGGGATTGCGGACAGCCCAGCCCTGGGAGCGATCCCCATCTCCGCTGCCTCACATGCGTGGACCCAACCTGGAGCCGCCGCACTTCCAGCCACGGCGATCTCCCTCTCCTCAGAGGATTCTGCCACAGCCTCAGGGAGTCCCCATCCCCAACACCATCGCCAAGGCCATGGCCAGGGAAGCTGCCCAGAGAGTGTTTGCCGAGGGAAATCAG GTTGAGAAAAGGAACATCTTTAGTGAGCGAGGTAACGCCTCGCATCCACTCAACTCtgacgaggaggaggatggCTACGACTCTCCTCATGCGAGGAGAAGAGGAGCCTCGGTGGATGAATTCCTCAGAGGCTCAGAGTTGGGCAGACAA CACCATCATCCCCACTACAGCCACAGTGAGGAGTACCACACGGAGAGTAGCCGGGGTTCGGACCTGTCCGACATAatggaggaggacgaggaagaTCTTTACTCTGAGATGCAACTGGAAGAGGGCCGTAGGCGCAGTATCAACTCTCACAACACTCTTAAG GCATATTACAAGCGTCAGGACTTAGCCGAGGAAAGAGACTGCTGGGACCTCCAGAGGGAGGTGGTGAAGCAGAAGTCGCTCCGCAGCAAGCGTCTCCACAGCATCCCCGAGGTGGCCGAGGAAGATTCGGACTGCGTGGACAGCATGGGCCAGCGCCTGTGTTTCGAAGAGGGCGGCCGGCCGGGAACGCCGCACACTCAGCGGAGAATGTACCCCCAGGACACCCACATGCACAACCATCACACCCCTGGCAAGAACTCCCGCTACCTGCAGCGTCAGCGCTCCTCCCCTCGCTTCACTGATAGCCGCTACTGCTACAACGCAGACGACCGCAGCTTGGTACGACCCAACCGCCAGAGCACCAAGAGTCCCGACAGTGGTTTAGACTGTGGCAGTGAGGAAGAAGGCTCTCTAGGCCGTGGTTATCGAGGGTACTATACTCACGGAAGCCCCATGCGGGGGCCCGTGCAGGTCATTCACTGTGAAGGGCCGGTAGAAAGGCGGGCGCTGGCTATGGGCCGTAAAAGAACTCTGACCCGCCAGTGCAGTATAGAGGAGGAGTTCTCTGACAGCCCAGGGACTGCAACCAAGTCGGTACACACAGGTGACTTTAGGAACAGGGAGCACTTTGGGCCTGGTCGAGAGGCCGGTCAGCGAAACTACCCCAGGGAAGGGGCCCTGAGCGAGGGCAGGCTCAACGAGCTGGACAGGGTCTATTACAGTCCCCACAGGGAGGCTAGGGTCCAGTCTTTGTCCAGGCTCAACCGGGACCAGCCGCTG ATCATTGGGAACTCAGCATCACATGGAAGCGCTGATCGCCTGGAGCACTCAGGGAGGAGGCCGGTTCACAGTGGCAACCCCCCTCAGCAACGGCCCATCCCATCCATTG AGATCACCATGGACAGTAACAGTGAGGGGAGTGAGGGGAACCTCTCACCCGTCAAGGAGGATGTTTACTATGGCAGTGTAGCTCGGCGCAGGATATGGCGATCTATGTCCTCAGAGGATCAATATG AAGGGTATGGCGGTCGCAGGCACGGGCGGGGACGGCGCTCCCCGGAGTACTATGAGGAGTCTGAGCCGGAGGAGATGACCCGTGTGTTCGTGGCTCTGTTCGACTATGACCCCATGTCCATGTCTCCCAACCCCGACGCTGCTGATGAGGAGCTGCCATTCAAGGAGGGCCAGATCATCAAG GTCTTTGGGAATAAAGACACAGATGGCTTCTACAGGGCGGAGGTCCGAGAGCGCGTGGGTCTGATCCCCTGTAACATGGTCTCTGAGATCCAAACAGAGGATGACGCCATGATGGACCAGCTCCTCAAACAGGGCTTCCTGCCACTCAACACTCCTGTGGAGAAGTTAG TGAACTGTGACCGTTTCAAAGATGGCCGCTCAATAAATCGCAGGTCCAGAAAGTCCAAGAGAG AGAGGAACAGGCGGAGTGGCCGCCAGCACCCAATGTCCACACGGAGGATGGTGGCTCTGTACGACTATGACCCCCGAGAGAGCTCCCCTAACGTTGATGTAGAG TATGAGGGCAACAGACTGAATGAGGAG GCTGAACTGACTTTCTGTGCTGGTGACGTCATCACAGTTTTTGGTGAAATAGATGAAGATGGCTTTTACTAT GGCGAGCTCAATGGGCACAAGGGACTTGTTCCTTCCAACTTTCTAGAAGAAGTGCCTGATGATGTAGAGGTTTTTCTCACTGACTCACCATCTCGATACCCCCAGGACACTCCTGCACGGATAAAGACCAAAAGG AAGAAGAGTGTTCATTTCACACCTTAA
- the rimbp2b gene encoding RIMS-binding protein 2 isoform X16: MDRLQLKRNAWGLSDRPQSHIIKAHQHIEAKVRELEEKCRSQSEQFNLLSKELEKFRLQAGKFDILGTEPLTLCESPGSPNKSLSQLLNGLAAPIGKGNEAPTSRSLISEFIRPLQISGDKPELLSVKPTFLTRGRVSSPARASHSEMDKELSSTTRSKLRFTGKVRLCLARYSYNPYDGPNEHPEAELPLVAGKYLYVYGTMDEDGFYEGELLDGQRGLVPSNFVEFVQDAETPSAKHRDTLAKEPGYLNHSSLGPQRLKFGTGTGTGTSISSLLSDSKLDCLSTSSLGMDLLGSSSNGTGTLDVSTDEVGEDIVPYPRRINLIKQLAKSVIIGWDPPVVPPGWGSISGYNVLVDKEVRMSVPYGGRTKSLLEKLNLATNTYRISVQSITDRGPSDELRCTLLVGKDVVVAPYYLRVDSITQVSAELSWMPSNSNYSHTIFLNGAEYDMVKAGGYKYKFFNLKSMTVYKVKVVAQPHQVPWQLPMGQREKREISVEFCTQPTVCVLCSSGPPLPPQEVQVQCGQTPGVLQVRWKPPPLTSSGTSNGASVIGYAVCTKGQKIAEVLYPTADYTTVELNRIQCLEARELIVRTLSTQGESQDSPVAIIPHNLLGSPRLSHRTIAPSHTMVLPQSHPVHSQTHPPYPSTYPLNHPQPQVQPLPRTQPHTLPHAQPHSQPVCQPPSHSQPHFQCHPMPKSKPLVSAREPETKEHEVGLRTAQPWERSPSPLPHMRGPNLEPPHFQPRRSPSPQRILPQPQGVPIPNTIAKAMAREAAQRVFAEGNQVEKRNIFSERGNASHPLNSDEEEDGYDSPHARRRGASVDEFLRGSELGRQHHHPHYSHSEEYHTESSRGSDLSDIMEEDEEDLYSEMQLEEGRRRSINSHNTLKAYYKRQDLAEERDCWDLQREVVKQKSLRSKRLHSIPEVAEEDSDCVDSMGQRLCFEEGGRPGTPHTQRRMYPQDTHMHNHHTPGKNSRYLQRQRSSPRFTDSRYCYNADDRSLVRPNRQSTKSPDSGLDCGSEEEGSLGRGYRGYYTHGSPMRGPVQVIHCEGPVERRALAMGRKRTLTRQCSIEEEFSDSPGTATKSVHTGDFRNREHFGPGREAGQRNYPREGALSEGRLNELDRVYYSPHREARVQSLSRLNRDQPLIIGNSASHGSADRLEHSGRRPVHSGNPPQQRPIPSIEITMDSNSEGSEGNLSPVKEDVYYGSVARRRIWRSMSSEDQYEGYGGRRHGRGRRSPEYYEESEPEEMTRVFVALFDYDPMSMSPNPDAADEELPFKEGQIIKVFGNKDTDGFYRAEVRERVGLIPCNMVSEIQTEDDAMMDQLLKQGFLPLNTPVEKLVNCDRFKDGRSINRRSRKSKRERNRRSGRQHPMSTRRMVALYDYDPRESSPNVDVEYEGNRLNEEAELTFCAGDVITVFGEIDEDGFYYGELNGHKGLVPSNFLEEVPDDVEVFLTDSPSRYPQDTPARIKTKRKKSVHFTP, translated from the exons GCAATGAGGCTCCAACAAGCAGATCTTTGATATCGGAGTTCATTCGACCACTCCAGATCAGTGGAGACAAGCCTGAGCTCCTCTCTGTCAAGCCAACATTCCTCACTCGCGGCCGAGTCAGCAGCCCAGCACGGGCTTCCCACTCTGAG ATGGACAAAGAGCTCAGCTCAACTACCAGGTCTAAACTAAGGTTTACGGGGAAGGTTCGTCTGTGTCTTGCTCGGTACAG TTACAATCCTTATGACGGGCCTAATGAGCATCCTGAGGCAGAGCTCCCCCTGGTGGCAGGGAAGTACCTCTACGTTTACGGGACGATGGATGAGGATGGCTTTTATGAAG GAGAGCTGCTAGATGGACAGCGGGGACTCGTCCCATCCAATTTTGTGGAATTTGTCCAAGATGCGGAGACACCCTCTGCCAAACACAGGGACACATTGGCTAAAGAACCTGGCTACCTCAATCACAGTAGCCTGGGGCCTCAGAGACTGAAATTCGGCACAGGAACGGGAACGGGAACGAGCATAAGCAGCCTGCTGTCGGACAGTAAACTAGACTGTCTAAGCACCAGCAGCTTGGGCATGGACCTCCTGGGCTCCTCCAGCAACGGGACAGGAACCTTGGATGTCAGCACTGACGAGGTCGGTGAAGACATTGTGCCTTACCCCCGCCGCATCAACCTGATTAAACAACTGGCCAAGAGTGTGATTATTGGCTGGGATCCTCCTGTGGTCCCACCGGGCTGGGGCTCCATCAGTGGCTACAATGTCTTGGTGGATAAGGAGGTGCGCATGAGTGTCCCCTACGGGGGCAGGACAAAGTCTCTTCTTGAAAAGCTCAATCTGGCCACCAACACCTACCGTATCTCAGTGCAGAGCATTACGGACCGGGGCCCGTCGGACGAGCTCCGGTGCACTCTGCTTGTGGGAAAGGATGTGGTGGTGGCACCTTATTACCTGCGGGTGGACAGCATCACGCAGGTCTCTGCTGAGCTCTCTTGGATGCCCAGCAACAGCAACTACAGTCACACCATCTTCCTCAATGGTGCAGAGTACGACATGGTCAAGGCGGGGGGCTATAAGTACAAGTTCTTCAACCTGAAGTCCATGACAGTTTACAAGGTGAAGGTTGTGGCGCAGCCGCATCAGGTGCCTTGGCAGCTTCCGATGGGTCAAAGGGAAAAGAGGGAAATCTCTGTGGAGTTCTGCACTCAGCCTACAG tgtgtgtgttgtgctccTCAGGGCCCCCTCTCCCGCCCCAGGAGGTGCAGGTCCAGTGTGGTCAGACGCCGGGGGTCTTGCAGGTCAGATGGAAGCCGCCCCCTCTGACTTCTTCAGGAACCTCCAACGGTGCCAGTGTGATTGGCTATGCCGTGTGCACAAAGGGACAAAAG ATAGCAGAGGTATTATACCCCACAGCAGACTATACGACTGTGGAGTTAAACAGGATCCAGTGTCTGGAGGCCAGGGAACTCATTGTAAGGACGTTATCAACACAAGGAGAGTCCCAGGACTCGCCCGTGGCCATCATCCCGCACAATCTCTTGGGCTCTCCACGCCTCTCCCACCGAACCATTGCACCTTCCCACACTATGGTGCTCCCGCAGTCCCATCCAGTACACTCACAAACCCATCCTCCTTATCCGTCAACGTACCCCCTGAATCATCCTCAGCCCCAGGTGCAGCCTCTTCCTCGAACCCAGCCCCACACGCTGCCCCACGCACAGCCGCACTCGCAGCCCGTCTGCCAACCCCCTTCTCATTCCCAGCCTCATTTCCAGTGCCACCCCATGCCCAAGTCCAAACCGTTAGTAAGTGCCAGAGAGCCCGAAACCAAAGAGCACGAGGTGGGATTGCGGACAGCCCAGCCCTGGGAGCGATCCCCATCTCCGCTGCCTCACATGCGTGGACCCAACCTGGAGCCGCCGCACTTCCAGCCACGGCGATCTCCCTCTCCTCAGAGGATTCTGCCACAGCCTCAGGGAGTCCCCATCCCCAACACCATCGCCAAGGCCATGGCCAGGGAAGCTGCCCAGAGAGTGTTTGCCGAGGGAAATCAG GTTGAGAAAAGGAACATCTTTAGTGAGCGAGGTAACGCCTCGCATCCACTCAACTCtgacgaggaggaggatggCTACGACTCTCCTCATGCGAGGAGAAGAGGAGCCTCGGTGGATGAATTCCTCAGAGGCTCAGAGTTGGGCAGACAA CACCATCATCCCCACTACAGCCACAGTGAGGAGTACCACACGGAGAGTAGCCGGGGTTCGGACCTGTCCGACATAatggaggaggacgaggaagaTCTTTACTCTGAGATGCAACTGGAAGAGGGCCGTAGGCGCAGTATCAACTCTCACAACACTCTTAAG GCATATTACAAGCGTCAGGACTTAGCCGAGGAAAGAGACTGCTGGGACCTCCAGAGGGAGGTGGTGAAGCAGAAGTCGCTCCGCAGCAAGCGTCTCCACAGCATCCCCGAGGTGGCCGAGGAAGATTCGGACTGCGTGGACAGCATGGGCCAGCGCCTGTGTTTCGAAGAGGGCGGCCGGCCGGGAACGCCGCACACTCAGCGGAGAATGTACCCCCAGGACACCCACATGCACAACCATCACACCCCTGGCAAGAACTCCCGCTACCTGCAGCGTCAGCGCTCCTCCCCTCGCTTCACTGATAGCCGCTACTGCTACAACGCAGACGACCGCAGCTTGGTACGACCCAACCGCCAGAGCACCAAGAGTCCCGACAGTGGTTTAGACTGTGGCAGTGAGGAAGAAGGCTCTCTAGGCCGTGGTTATCGAGGGTACTATACTCACGGAAGCCCCATGCGGGGGCCCGTGCAGGTCATTCACTGTGAAGGGCCGGTAGAAAGGCGGGCGCTGGCTATGGGCCGTAAAAGAACTCTGACCCGCCAGTGCAGTATAGAGGAGGAGTTCTCTGACAGCCCAGGGACTGCAACCAAGTCGGTACACACAGGTGACTTTAGGAACAGGGAGCACTTTGGGCCTGGTCGAGAGGCCGGTCAGCGAAACTACCCCAGGGAAGGGGCCCTGAGCGAGGGCAGGCTCAACGAGCTGGACAGGGTCTATTACAGTCCCCACAGGGAGGCTAGGGTCCAGTCTTTGTCCAGGCTCAACCGGGACCAGCCGCTG ATCATTGGGAACTCAGCATCACATGGAAGCGCTGATCGCCTGGAGCACTCAGGGAGGAGGCCGGTTCACAGTGGCAACCCCCCTCAGCAACGGCCCATCCCATCCATTG AGATCACCATGGACAGTAACAGTGAGGGGAGTGAGGGGAACCTCTCACCCGTCAAGGAGGATGTTTACTATGGCAGTGTAGCTCGGCGCAGGATATGGCGATCTATGTCCTCAGAGGATCAATATG AAGGGTATGGCGGTCGCAGGCACGGGCGGGGACGGCGCTCCCCGGAGTACTATGAGGAGTCTGAGCCGGAGGAGATGACCCGTGTGTTCGTGGCTCTGTTCGACTATGACCCCATGTCCATGTCTCCCAACCCCGACGCTGCTGATGAGGAGCTGCCATTCAAGGAGGGCCAGATCATCAAG GTCTTTGGGAATAAAGACACAGATGGCTTCTACAGGGCGGAGGTCCGAGAGCGCGTGGGTCTGATCCCCTGTAACATGGTCTCTGAGATCCAAACAGAGGATGACGCCATGATGGACCAGCTCCTCAAACAGGGCTTCCTGCCACTCAACACTCCTGTGGAGAAGTTAG TGAACTGTGACCGTTTCAAAGATGGCCGCTCAATAAATCGCAGGTCCAGAAAGTCCAAGAGAG AGAGGAACAGGCGGAGTGGCCGCCAGCACCCAATGTCCACACGGAGGATGGTGGCTCTGTACGACTATGACCCCCGAGAGAGCTCCCCTAACGTTGATGTAGAG TATGAGGGCAACAGACTGAATGAGGAG GCTGAACTGACTTTCTGTGCTGGTGACGTCATCACAGTTTTTGGTGAAATAGATGAAGATGGCTTTTACTAT GGCGAGCTCAATGGGCACAAGGGACTTGTTCCTTCCAACTTTCTAGAAGAAGTGCCTGATGATGTAGAGGTTTTTCTCACTGACTCACCATCTCGATACCCCCAGGACACTCCTGCACGGATAAAGACCAAAAGG AAGAAGAGTGTTCATTTCACACCTTAA